From Bacillota bacterium, a single genomic window includes:
- a CDS encoding GntR family transcriptional regulator — MPRSSERPDDLLLVQASTYSEETYQRLKKAIVTGYLGPGQRLVERDLVDRMGVSRTPVREAIQRLTYDGLVVGEPYRGVFVRELSHKEAQDLYELRAALEGTAALLASSRATTADIAGLEALLEEIRMARQKGDWPNSLLGNHAFHRRIGQTSANEAIMNQLDTVLSQISLWRTAYMHTGGTYRDTFPEHAAIMEALARREGSTARVLMEEHIMRSWRNSTGSSER, encoded by the coding sequence ATGCCCCGCTCATCAGAGCGCCCAGATGATCTGCTATTGGTCCAAGCAAGTACGTACTCCGAGGAAACGTACCAGCGCCTTAAGAAGGCCATTGTTACTGGCTACCTGGGGCCCGGGCAACGGTTAGTCGAGCGTGACCTGGTAGACAGAATGGGAGTAAGTAGGACTCCGGTACGTGAGGCCATACAAAGGCTCACGTACGACGGACTTGTTGTTGGCGAACCGTACCGGGGGGTATTTGTGCGAGAGCTATCGCACAAGGAAGCTCAGGACCTGTATGAGCTTCGCGCTGCCCTGGAGGGCACTGCGGCGCTTCTTGCGAGCTCACGTGCTACCACCGCCGATATAGCAGGCCTAGAGGCTTTGCTTGAGGAGATACGCATGGCGCGGCAGAAGGGAGACTGGCCCAATAGCCTGCTGGGCAACCACGCGTTTCACAGGAGAATCGGGCAGACAAGCGCGAACGAGGCGATTATGAATCAACTGGATACTGTTCTATCCCAAATCAGCCTCTGGCGTACGGCCTACATGCACACGGGGGGAACATACAGAGATACGTTCCCAGAGCATGCTGCGATAATGGAAGCACTTGCTCGACGAGAAGGATCCACTGCTCGGGTTCTGATGGAAGAGCACATAATGAGGTCGTGGCGAAACTCCACGGGTTCGTCCGAACGTTGA